One window from the genome of Nicotiana tomentosiformis chromosome 5, ASM39032v3, whole genome shotgun sequence encodes:
- the LOC104096161 gene encoding zinc finger BED domain-containing protein RICESLEEPER 2-like isoform X2 has translation MNGKHLHVRCMAHILNLIMQDGLKEIDASVTRVRNTVRYVRSSPARTLKFKQCCAYVKVECTKTLCLDIATRWNSTYLLLDTTQNFEKAFDKFHIFYDGFSAYLCFHLCEDCSSAGPLESDDWVNVKNMIKFLTRFYELTKNISDWLREEKIPISVEEEWEYLEELELDLENNGSTTSIVDV, from the exons ATGAATGGTAAACATCTTCACGTGAGATGCATGGCTCATATACTTAATCTAATTATGCAAGATGGTTTGAAAGAAATTGATGCTTCTGTCACACGTGTTAGAAATACTGTGAGATATGTGAGATCGTCACCTGCAAGGACCTTAAAGTTTAAACAGTGTTGTGCATATGTAAAGGTAGAATGTACCAAAACATTGTGTTTGGATATTGCTACTAGGTGGAATTCTACCTATTTGTTGTTGGATACAACGCAAAATTTTGAAAAGGCCTTTGACAAGTTTCATATTTTTTATGATGGATTTTCTGCCTATCTCTGTTTTCATCTTTGTGAAGATTGTAGTAGTGCAGGTCCTCTTGAATCTGATGATTGGGTGAATGTGAAGAATATGATAAAGTTTCTTACAAGATTTTACGAGCTCACCAAAAACATTTCAG ATTGGCTTAGAGAAGAGAAAATTCCTATTAGTGTTGAAGAAGAGTGGGAGTATCTTGAGGAACTCGAACTTG ATCTGGAAAATAATGGAAGCACTACTAGCATCGTTGATGTATAG
- the LOC104096161 gene encoding zinc finger BED domain-containing protein RICESLEEPER 2-like isoform X1, protein MNGKHLHVRCMAHILNLIMQDGLKEIDASVTRVRNTVRYVRSSPARTLKFKQCCAYVKVECTKTLCLDIATRWNSTYLLLDTTQNFEKAFDKFHIFYDGFSAYLCFHLCEDCSSAGPLESDDWVNVKNMIKFLTRFYELTKNISGSRYVTSNAHFEDVSELYCHLKMCLISEDKHLRKLAERMQEKFKKYWDWLREEKIPISVEEEWEYLEELELDLENNGSTTSIVDV, encoded by the exons ATGAATGGTAAACATCTTCACGTGAGATGCATGGCTCATATACTTAATCTAATTATGCAAGATGGTTTGAAAGAAATTGATGCTTCTGTCACACGTGTTAGAAATACTGTGAGATATGTGAGATCGTCACCTGCAAGGACCTTAAAGTTTAAACAGTGTTGTGCATATGTAAAGGTAGAATGTACCAAAACATTGTGTTTGGATATTGCTACTAGGTGGAATTCTACCTATTTGTTGTTGGATACAACGCAAAATTTTGAAAAGGCCTTTGACAAGTTTCATATTTTTTATGATGGATTTTCTGCCTATCTCTGTTTTCATCTTTGTGAAGATTGTAGTAGTGCAGGTCCTCTTGAATCTGATGATTGGGTGAATGTGAAGAATATGATAAAGTTTCTTACAAGATTTTACGAGCTCACCAAAAACATTTCAGGTTCACGTTATGTCACTTCTAATGCTCATTTTGAGGATGTATCTGAACTTTATTGTCATTTGAAAATGTGTTTAATTAGTGAGGATAAGCATTTGAGAAAATTGGCTGAGCGGATGCAAGAAAAGTTcaagaagtattggg ATTGGCTTAGAGAAGAGAAAATTCCTATTAGTGTTGAAGAAGAGTGGGAGTATCTTGAGGAACTCGAACTTG ATCTGGAAAATAATGGAAGCACTACTAGCATCGTTGATGTATAG